The Oscillospiraceae bacterium genome contains a region encoding:
- a CDS encoding haloacid dehalogenase, whose product MGQAAHYGIRLVGLDLDGTLLAADHSISARNRAAITAALEQGCRVVPATGRPLTGVPAEFLELPGVDWAVTANGATVVRLADRQAVLKFWIPQADFFTAWELTRRYDRVMDLFLDGQGYNSAGALAGAERWAPPGMAGYMRTSRRPVESVEGFARQCPQVEKTNLFFAREAERAQARRELEATGLFEVTSSAPGNLELNARDVDKGRGLLALAGLLGIGPEQVMACGDSDNDTAMLRAVGLGVAMGNALPQVKAAAAWVTGTNEESGVAQALERFVLEGHHTF is encoded by the coding sequence ATGGGGCAGGCTGCGCACTATGGCATCCGGCTGGTGGGGCTGGACCTGGACGGTACCCTGCTGGCCGCGGATCACAGCATCAGCGCCCGCAACAGGGCGGCGATCACAGCAGCGCTGGAACAGGGCTGCCGGGTGGTGCCCGCCACAGGCCGGCCGCTGACCGGGGTGCCCGCGGAATTTTTGGAACTGCCCGGGGTGGACTGGGCCGTGACCGCGAACGGCGCCACGGTGGTGCGCCTGGCGGACCGGCAGGCGGTGCTGAAGTTTTGGATCCCCCAGGCGGATTTTTTCACCGCCTGGGAGCTGACCCGGCGGTATGACCGGGTGATGGATCTGTTTTTGGATGGGCAGGGCTACAACAGCGCCGGCGCGCTGGCCGGGGCCGAGCGATGGGCGCCCCCCGGCATGGCGGGCTATATGCGCACTTCCCGCCGGCCGGTGGAAAGCGTGGAGGGCTTTGCCCGGCAGTGCCCCCAGGTGGAAAAAACAAACCTGTTTTTTGCCAGGGAAGCGGAGCGCGCCCAGGCGCGGCGGGAGCTGGAAGCCACCGGCCTGTTCGAGGTGACCAGCAGCGCGCCGGGCAATTTGGAGCTGAACGCGCGGGATGTGGACAAGGGCCGCGGCCTGCTGGCCCTGGCCGGCCTTTTAGGGATCGGGCCCGAACAGGTCATGGCCTGCGGGGACTCGGACAACGACACCGCCATGCTGCGGGCCGTGGGCCTGGGTGTGGCGATGGGCAACGCGCTGCCCCAGGTGAAGGCCGCGGCGGCCTGGGTGACCGGCACGAACGAGGAGAGCGGCGTGGCCCAGGCGCTGGAACGGTTTGTGCTGGAAGGGCACCATACTTTTTAA
- the proC gene encoding pyrroline-5-carboxylate reductase, producing MSYTFGFIGVGNMGGALARAACRWRPEQVVVTNRTLDKAAALAEELDCDLAMNNETVARDAKFIFLGVKPHMMGELLQSLAPVLAARGDRYVLVSMAAGLTIGRLVEMLGFRAPVLRIMPNTPVAIGQGMVLYTACPGVQPAELEEFCDKMAGAGRLDAIDEALMDAASAVAGCGPAFVYQFLEALADGGVACGLPRKKAIEYAAQTLAGAAGMVLESGKHPGLLKDEVCSPGGSTIAGVRVLEQGALRAAAMNAVIASCEKNRELGKN from the coding sequence ATGAGTTATACCTTTGGGTTTATCGGGGTGGGAAATATGGGCGGCGCGCTGGCCCGTGCAGCCTGCCGCTGGCGGCCGGAGCAGGTGGTGGTGACCAACCGCACCCTGGATAAGGCGGCCGCGCTGGCGGAAGAGCTGGACTGCGACCTTGCCATGAACAACGAAACCGTAGCGCGGGACGCGAAATTCATCTTTTTGGGAGTGAAGCCCCACATGATGGGCGAGCTGCTGCAAAGCCTGGCCCCGGTGCTGGCCGCCCGCGGCGACCGGTACGTGCTGGTGAGCATGGCGGCGGGGCTGACCATCGGCCGCCTGGTGGAGATGCTGGGCTTCCGCGCGCCTGTTCTGCGGATCATGCCCAACACGCCTGTGGCGATCGGCCAGGGGATGGTGCTGTATACCGCCTGCCCGGGTGTTCAGCCCGCCGAGCTGGAGGAGTTCTGCGACAAAATGGCCGGCGCGGGCCGGCTGGACGCCATTGACGAGGCGTTAATGGACGCGGCCAGCGCGGTGGCCGGCTGCGGCCCGGCTTTTGTGTACCAGTTCCTGGAGGCGCTGGCAGACGGGGGCGTGGCCTGCGGGCTGCCCCGCAAAAAGGCGATCGAATACGCCGCCCAGACCCTGGCGGGGGCTGCTGGCATGGTGCTGGAGAGCGGCAAGCACCCGGGCCTTTTAAAGGATGAGGTGTGCAGCCCCGGGGGCAGCACAATCGCGGGGGTACGCGTGCTGGAACAGGGCGCGCTGCGCGCCGCTGCCATGAACGCGGTGATCGCCAGCTGCGAAAAAAACAGGGAATTGGGGAAAAACTGA